One segment of Cetobacterium sp. NK01 DNA contains the following:
- the pheS gene encoding phenylalanine--tRNA ligase subunit alpha, which produces MKNKLNALKDEASLNIQKAATLQEIDEIRVKYLGKKGEFTEISKSMRDLSPEERPAFGQMVNDVKTIITTLVEEKTNEIKEKVKKEQLESETLDISLPGREVSTGGLHPITETMNFLKNIFVEMGFDVAEGPEVEFTSYNFDALNIPETHPSRDLQDTFYMSENVVLRTHTSPVQARYMEKHQPPFRMVCPGKVYRNDYDISHTPMFHQMEGLMVGPEVSFANLKAMLEQFVTRVFGETKVRFRPHFFPFTEPSAEMDVQCVICKGEGCRLCKHSGWLEIMGCGMVDPAVLKAVGYDSEEVSGFAFGMGIERITMLRYGIDDLRAFFENDVRFLKQFK; this is translated from the coding sequence ATGAAAAATAAGCTGAATGCTTTAAAGGATGAAGCTAGTTTAAATATCCAAAAAGCAGCAACACTACAAGAAATTGATGAAATTAGAGTTAAATATTTAGGAAAAAAAGGTGAATTTACAGAAATCTCTAAATCTATGAGAGATTTATCGCCAGAAGAGAGACCTGCTTTTGGACAAATGGTAAATGATGTTAAAACTATTATAACAACTCTAGTTGAAGAGAAAACAAATGAGATTAAAGAAAAAGTAAAAAAAGAGCAATTAGAATCTGAAACACTAGATATTTCTTTACCAGGAAGAGAAGTTTCTACAGGAGGATTACATCCAATAACGGAGACTATGAACTTTTTAAAAAATATATTCGTTGAAATGGGATTTGACGTAGCAGAAGGACCAGAAGTAGAGTTTACTTCATATAACTTTGATGCATTAAATATTCCAGAAACACATCCTTCAAGAGATTTACAAGATACATTTTATATGAGTGAAAATGTTGTTCTAAGAACACATACGTCTCCAGTACAAGCTAGATATATGGAGAAACATCAACCACCATTTAGAATGGTTTGTCCAGGAAAAGTTTATAGAAATGATTATGATATATCTCATACACCTATGTTCCACCAGATGGAAGGGCTAATGGTAGGACCAGAAGTATCATTTGCTAATTTAAAAGCTATGTTAGAGCAATTTGTAACAAGAGTATTTGGTGAGACAAAAGTTAGATTTAGACCACACTTCTTTCCGTTTACAGAACCAAGTGCAGAGATGGATGTACAGTGTGTTATTTGTAAAGGTGAAGGATGTAGACTTTGCAAACATAGTGGATGGTTAGAAATAATGGGATGTGGAATGGTTGATCCAGCTGTATTAAAAGCTGTGGGATACGATTCAGAAGAAGTATCAGGATTTGCATTTGGAATGGGAATTGAAAGAATAACAATGCTAAGATATGGTATTGATGATTTAAGAGCATTTTTTGAAAATGATGTAAGATTCCTAAAGCAATTTAAATAA
- a CDS encoding metallophosphoesterase family protein: protein MKILIITDSHGNMGKIYDIITQENPNIIIWTGDHSWDGEECSFAFPNIKFYIVRGNCDVFDRNFNDNEIVDIDGVRILITHGHLYNVKKEMHTLETIAEKYKVDAVCFGHTHIPYYKEKNGIKYFNPGALKDNRYGVLTIKNKELTFNYKDIK, encoded by the coding sequence ATGAAAATATTAATAATTACAGATTCTCATGGAAACATGGGTAAAATTTATGATATAATAACACAAGAAAATCCTAATATAATAATATGGACAGGAGATCATAGTTGGGATGGAGAAGAGTGTTCTTTTGCTTTTCCTAATATAAAATTTTATATTGTTAGAGGAAATTGTGATGTTTTTGACAGAAACTTTAATGATAATGAGATAGTAGACATTGATGGAGTAAGAATATTAATAACACATGGTCACCTTTATAACGTAAAAAAAGAGATGCATACATTAGAAACAATAGCTGAAAAATACAAAGTAGATGCTGTTTGTTTTGGTCATACACATATACCATACTATAAAGAAAAAAATGGAATAAAATACTTTAATCCAGGTGCTTTAAAGGATAATAGATATGGAGTATTGACAATAAAAAATAAAGAGTTGACTTTTAATTATAAAGATATAAAATAA
- a CDS encoding universal stress protein — MKKVLVVFGEGSKKNVLIDSAIFFKEKFGYEIVPLYVKDVRRDEIIPATMDGMIVNLSNNSFSQERDAFEEEEVKHLQEKLRVRGINSRLNVEFGFPWDIIKEYMKLADLLIFEKGEALSESAITVLKNHFKPIIMVGEKAITSLDKVGISSDDGVKINKSTFSFINIFPEITNFSMLTLLYDIENNSLLKYLKDKGKVVDCKNFNGELAKEDYLKEVNKLDLLIMGNLSRGYFFEKITGKKGLNIMEKSEISIFIG; from the coding sequence ATGAAAAAAGTTTTAGTTGTATTTGGAGAAGGATCAAAAAAAAATGTACTAATAGATAGTGCTATATTTTTTAAAGAAAAATTTGGATACGAAATAGTCCCTTTGTATGTAAAAGATGTAAGAAGAGACGAGATTATACCAGCAACAATGGATGGAATGATAGTAAACTTAAGTAATAATTCCTTCTCTCAAGAAAGAGATGCTTTTGAAGAAGAGGAAGTTAAACATTTACAGGAAAAACTTAGAGTAAGAGGAATAAACTCAAGATTGAATGTGGAGTTTGGATTTCCTTGGGATATAATAAAAGAATATATGAAACTTGCAGATTTATTAATTTTTGAAAAAGGTGAAGCTTTATCAGAATCAGCTATAACAGTATTAAAAAATCACTTTAAACCTATAATTATGGTTGGTGAAAAAGCGATAACTTCTTTAGATAAAGTTGGAATTTCAAGTGATGATGGTGTAAAAATAAATAAAAGTACATTTTCATTTATAAACATTTTTCCAGAAATAACAAATTTTTCTATGTTAACTTTACTTTATGATATAGAGAATAACTCTTTATTAAAATATTTAAAAGATAAAGGAAAAGTTGTAGACTGTAAAAATTTTAATGGAGAATTAGCAAAAGAAGATTATCTAAAAGAAGTTAATAAATTAGATCTTTTAATAATGGGAAATTTAAGTAGAGGATATTTCTTTGAAAAAATTACAGGAAAAAAAGGTTTGAATATTATGGAGAAATCAGAAATATCAATATTTATAGGATAA
- the gyrA gene encoding DNA gyrase subunit A yields MSNVNNRYIEEELKQSYLDYSMSVIVSRALPDVRDGLKPVHRRILFAMNEMGMTSDKPYKKSARIVGEVLGKYHPHGDSAVYNTMVRMAQNFAYRYELVDGHGNFGSIDGDSAAAMRYTEARMSKISNELLEDIDKDTIDFRKNFDDSLDEPIVLPAKLPNLLLNGATGIAVGMATNIPPHNLGEVVDGILALIDNKEITPVQLMEYIKGPDFPTGGIIDGEAGIYDAYTTGRGRVRVRGKIEIEEAKNGRESLIIKEIPYQLNKASLIEKIANLVKEKKIVGISDLRDESDRDGIRVVIELKKGEESELVLNSLYKYTELQTTFGIIMLALVNNVPRVLNLKEILDEYLKHRFEVITRRTKFNLNKAEKRAHILKGFIIALENIDRVIEIVRGSADGNEARVALIDKYGFSEEQAKAILDMRLQRLTGLERDKIDREHEDLKSLIIELNTILADDNKVYDIIKEELNDIKNKYNDPRRTSIEKERLEIRPEDLIKDDSVLVTVTNRGYVKRMELDKYKAQKRGGKGVSTQNTIEDDFVERMEVMSNLDTMMIFTDKGRVFHLKVYQIPESSKQARGRLIGNLIKLKEDEKVREIIKIREFSQDKELVFVTRDGMVKKTNLSEYKNINTAGLKAIKLRDGDDIIFVGILPVDSKEQIFLATKLGHSIRFSKDDVRATGRDTSGVKGISLRAKDKVISALLIDDAANETILTITESGYGKRTRVDEYPLQSRSGKGVINIRCSDKNGEVVAVKPVKDEEELMVITSSGIVIRTSVNQISIIGRATQGVKIMRVNESESEKVVSIASFKEEEAEDATQE; encoded by the coding sequence ATGTCTAATGTGAATAATAGATATATAGAGGAAGAATTAAAGCAATCCTATCTAGATTACTCTATGAGTGTAATAGTTAGTAGAGCATTACCAGATGTAAGAGATGGATTGAAACCAGTACATAGAAGAATTTTATTTGCTATGAACGAGATGGGAATGACAAGTGATAAACCTTATAAAAAATCTGCGAGAATTGTTGGAGAAGTATTAGGAAAATACCATCCACATGGAGATTCAGCAGTTTATAATACAATGGTTAGAATGGCACAAAATTTTGCTTATAGATATGAACTTGTAGATGGACACGGAAACTTTGGATCTATTGATGGAGATTCAGCAGCAGCAATGAGATATACTGAAGCAAGAATGTCTAAGATAAGTAATGAATTATTAGAAGACATAGATAAAGATACAATAGATTTTAGAAAAAACTTTGACGACTCATTAGATGAACCAATTGTTTTACCTGCAAAGTTACCTAACCTATTATTAAACGGAGCTACAGGAATAGCCGTAGGAATGGCGACAAATATTCCTCCTCATAATTTAGGGGAAGTTGTAGATGGAATTTTAGCTTTAATAGATAATAAAGAGATTACACCAGTGCAATTAATGGAATATATAAAAGGTCCAGATTTTCCAACTGGTGGAATAATAGATGGTGAAGCTGGAATTTATGATGCTTATACAACTGGAAGAGGAAGAGTTAGAGTTAGAGGAAAAATTGAAATAGAAGAGGCAAAAAACGGAAGAGAAAGCTTAATAATAAAAGAGATACCTTATCAGTTAAATAAAGCTTCTTTAATAGAAAAAATAGCTAATTTAGTAAAAGAAAAGAAAATTGTTGGAATCTCAGACTTAAGAGATGAGTCTGATAGAGATGGAATTAGAGTTGTAATAGAATTAAAAAAAGGTGAGGAATCAGAGTTAGTTTTAAACTCACTATATAAATATACGGAACTTCAAACAACATTTGGAATAATAATGTTAGCATTAGTTAACAATGTTCCAAGAGTATTAAATTTAAAAGAAATACTTGATGAGTATTTAAAACATAGATTTGAAGTTATAACTAGAAGAACAAAATTTAATTTAAATAAAGCTGAAAAAAGAGCTCATATTTTAAAAGGATTTATAATAGCACTTGAAAACATTGACAGAGTTATAGAAATTGTTAGAGGTTCAGCAGATGGAAATGAAGCAAGAGTTGCATTAATAGATAAATATGGATTTAGTGAAGAACAAGCAAAAGCTATATTAGATATGAGACTACAAAGATTAACAGGTCTTGAAAGAGATAAAATTGATAGAGAACACGAAGATTTAAAATCTTTAATAATAGAGCTAAATACGATTTTAGCAGATGATAATAAAGTTTATGATATTATAAAAGAAGAATTAAACGACATAAAAAATAAATATAATGACCCAAGAAGAACATCAATTGAGAAAGAAAGATTAGAAATTAGACCTGAAGATCTAATAAAAGATGATAGTGTTCTTGTTACAGTAACAAATAGAGGTTATGTAAAGAGAATGGAGTTAGATAAGTATAAAGCTCAAAAAAGAGGTGGAAAAGGAGTTTCGACTCAAAATACAATAGAAGATGACTTTGTTGAGAGAATGGAAGTTATGTCAAATTTAGATACAATGATGATTTTCACAGATAAAGGCAGAGTTTTCCATCTAAAAGTTTATCAAATTCCAGAATCTTCAAAACAGGCTAGAGGAAGACTTATAGGAAACTTAATCAAATTAAAGGAAGATGAAAAAGTTAGAGAAATAATAAAAATAAGAGAGTTTAGCCAAGATAAAGAACTTGTATTTGTAACTAGAGATGGAATGGTTAAAAAGACAAATTTAAGCGAATATAAAAATATAAATACTGCTGGATTAAAAGCAATAAAGTTAAGAGATGGAGACGATATAATATTTGTTGGAATCTTACCAGTTGATTCGAAAGAACAGATATTCTTAGCAACAAAATTAGGTCACTCAATAAGATTCTCTAAAGATGATGTAAGAGCAACAGGAAGAGACACAAGTGGAGTAAAAGGAATATCTCTTAGAGCAAAAGATAAAGTTATATCAGCATTATTAATAGATGACGCAGCAAATGAAACTATTTTAACTATTACAGAGAGTGGATATGGAAAAAGAACAAGAGTAGATGAATATCCATTACAATCTAGAAGTGGAAAAGGTGTTATAAATATAAGATGTAGTGATAAAAATGGAGAGGTTGTAGCAGTTAAACCTGTAAAAGATGAAGAAGAACTAATGGTAATAACATCTTCAGGAATTGTTATAAGAACTTCAGTAAATCAAATCTCGATAATTGGAAGAGCAACTCAAGGTGTAAAAATTATGAGAGTAAATGAATCTGAATCTGAAAAAGTTGTATCAATTGCAAGTTTTAAAGAGGAAGAAGCAGAAGACGCAACTCAAGAGTAA
- the gyrB gene encoding DNA topoisomerase (ATP-hydrolyzing) subunit B: protein MTTNNYQAENITVLEGLEAVRKRPGMYIGTTSERGLHHLVWEIVDNSVDEALAGYATKIEVSILPDNIIEVVDNGRGIPVDIHPKYGKSALEIVLTVLHAGGKFENNNYKVSGGLHGVGVSVVNALSEWTEVTVRKAGKVYYQKYNRGVPEKDVTEIGVAEDSGTTVRFKADYEIFETLVYSFATLETRLRELAYLNKGLTIVLSDLRKEPAKVVNLEFEGGILDYIKEIEKDSTPIIRAPFYMSGEVDNVSVEIAMTYNTNQRETIYSFVNNINTHEGGTHVSGFRTALTRVINDLGKSTGLLKDKDGKLQGSDIREGLTAIVSVKVPQPQFEGQTKTKLGNSEVTGIVSTVAGAQIKMYLEDAPNDLKVIVEKILNSKRAREAAQRARELVLRKSALDIGSLPGKLADCSSKNPDECEVYIVEGDSAGGSAKQGRDRSFQAILPLRGKILNVEKAGLHKALENAEIRAMVTAFGTSIGDNFNIEKRRYGKIIIMTDADVDGAHIRTLILTFLYRYMVDLIHNGNVFIAQPPLFKITQGRTVSYAYTDRQLKEIIAGLEGEDKRYTLQRYKGLGEMNPGQLWETTMDPDTRTLLKVTIDDAREADILFDKLMGDKVEPRREFIEEHAEFVKNLDI from the coding sequence ATGACAACAAATAATTATCAAGCAGAAAATATTACAGTTTTAGAAGGATTAGAAGCTGTAAGAAAAAGACCTGGAATGTATATAGGAACGACTTCAGAAAGAGGTTTACATCACTTAGTGTGGGAGATTGTAGATAACTCAGTTGACGAAGCATTAGCAGGTTACGCAACAAAAATAGAAGTATCAATATTACCGGATAACATAATAGAGGTTGTAGATAACGGAAGAGGAATACCCGTAGATATACATCCAAAATATGGAAAATCAGCATTGGAGATAGTATTAACAGTTCTTCACGCAGGAGGAAAGTTCGAGAACAATAACTATAAAGTTTCAGGAGGACTTCATGGTGTTGGAGTATCTGTAGTTAATGCACTTTCTGAATGGACAGAAGTTACAGTTAGAAAGGCAGGAAAAGTTTATTATCAAAAATATAATAGAGGAGTACCTGAAAAAGATGTTACAGAAATAGGAGTAGCAGAAGATAGTGGAACAACAGTTAGATTTAAAGCTGACTATGAAATTTTTGAAACTTTAGTTTATAGTTTTGCAACATTAGAGACAAGATTAAGAGAATTAGCTTATTTAAATAAAGGACTTACTATAGTTTTATCTGATTTAAGAAAAGAACCAGCTAAAGTTGTTAATCTAGAGTTTGAAGGTGGAATTTTAGATTATATAAAAGAGATTGAAAAAGATAGTACTCCAATAATAAGAGCTCCTTTTTATATGAGTGGAGAAGTTGATAATGTTTCTGTAGAAATAGCAATGACATATAATACTAATCAAAGAGAAACAATTTACTCTTTTGTTAATAATATAAATACTCATGAGGGTGGAACTCACGTAAGTGGATTTAGAACTGCTCTAACAAGAGTAATAAATGATTTAGGAAAAAGTACAGGTCTTTTAAAAGATAAAGATGGAAAGTTACAAGGTTCGGATATAAGAGAGGGATTAACAGCCATTGTTTCTGTAAAAGTTCCTCAACCACAATTTGAAGGACAAACTAAAACTAAATTAGGAAATAGTGAAGTAACAGGTATTGTTTCTACAGTAGCTGGAGCTCAAATAAAAATGTATTTAGAAGATGCTCCTAATGATTTAAAAGTTATAGTTGAAAAGATATTAAATTCAAAAAGAGCAAGAGAAGCTGCTCAAAGAGCAAGAGAATTAGTTCTTAGAAAATCAGCTTTAGATATTGGATCATTACCTGGAAAATTAGCAGATTGTTCTTCAAAAAATCCAGATGAATGTGAAGTATATATAGTTGAGGGAGATTCAGCAGGTGGATCAGCGAAGCAAGGAAGAGATAGATCATTCCAAGCCATTTTACCATTAAGAGGAAAAATACTAAATGTAGAGAAAGCTGGATTACATAAAGCCCTAGAAAATGCTGAAATAAGAGCTATGGTTACTGCCTTTGGAACAAGTATTGGCGATAATTTCAATATAGAAAAAAGAAGATACGGAAAAATAATAATAATGACAGACGCGGACGTAGATGGAGCACACATAAGAACGCTAATACTGACATTCTTATATAGATATATGGTAGATTTAATCCATAATGGAAATGTTTTTATAGCTCAACCACCTTTATTTAAAATAACTCAAGGAAGAACAGTATCATATGCTTATACTGATAGACAGCTAAAAGAGATAATAGCTGGACTTGAGGGAGAGGATAAAAGATATACTCTTCAAAGATATAAAGGATTAGGAGAGATGAATCCTGGACAACTTTGGGAAACAACTATGGATCCAGATACGAGAACTTTATTAAAAGTTACAATAGATGATGCAAGAGAAGCGGATATTTTATTTGATAAACTAATGGGAGATAAAGTAGAACCAAGAAGAGAGTTTATTGAAGAACATGCTGAATTTGTAAAAAATCTGGATATATAA
- a CDS encoding DUF721 domain-containing protein, protein MDIMNVSEAVEEAIIKSRKLKEGIIRGHWRDIVEKLSKKSEPLWIKEGILYVLVEDSIYLHHMSMNKNKYLKKILEILKKDYVKDIRFKVSKVQNCDYIDFIERNPNEDKKEEFISELKDLSLEEKIDILKKKAKERENALKLKGYKKCDICGMMFFGEGDSCKPCSLKNIADKILEDEDDNK, encoded by the coding sequence ATGGACATTATGAATGTAAGTGAAGCAGTGGAAGAAGCTATTATTAAAAGTAGAAAGTTAAAAGAAGGAATAATAAGAGGACATTGGAGAGATATTGTTGAAAAACTTTCTAAAAAAAGTGAACCTCTTTGGATAAAAGAGGGGATTCTATATGTATTGGTTGAAGATAGTATATACCTTCATCATATGTCTATGAACAAAAATAAATATTTAAAGAAAATATTAGAAATTTTAAAAAAAGATTATGTAAAAGATATAAGATTTAAAGTTTCCAAGGTTCAAAATTGCGATTATATAGATTTTATAGAAAGAAATCCTAACGAAGATAAAAAAGAGGAATTTATTTCAGAGCTTAAAGATTTAAGTTTAGAAGAAAAAATAGATATTTTAAAAAAGAAGGCAAAAGAGCGAGAAAATGCCTTAAAATTAAAAGGTTATAAAAAATGTGATATTTGTGGAATGATGTTTTTTGGAGAAGGAGACAGTTGTAAACCATGTTCTTTAAAAAATATTGCAGATAAGATATTGGAGGATGAAGATGACAACAAATAA
- the recF gene encoding DNA replication/repair protein RecF (All proteins in this family for which functions are known are DNA-binding proteins that assist the filamentation of RecA onto DNA for the initiation of recombination or recombinational repair.), with the protein MEILEMNYINFRNLEDRNIQFSPRFNLFFGKNGQGKTSILEAIYFSATGKSFRTSKNIELIKYNKEKMGSYISYRDLISEKSLSVKIDKKHKEYKYNSKKTSFDEFYGKLNVITFIPEDIELIMGSPGFRRSFFDAEIAQSNFEYFKNLKDYNKLLKIRNKYLKEKNIKDEMFLIYENEFIKLAAKIILKRIEYVKNISIILNLNYRKLFDDKKELSLKYESFIEDYKGVTLNLLEEAIKDKINNLKYQELRYGYSLVGPQRDDFKFLLNGKEAKSYSSQGEKKSIIFSLKLSEIDMIIREKRETPIFLIDDISSYFDSIRKESIVNYLKKRELQVFISSTSDLNIESKNFRIDKGEIQDGHYECK; encoded by the coding sequence TTGGAAATTCTTGAAATGAATTATATAAATTTTAGAAATTTAGAAGATAGAAATATACAATTTTCTCCAAGGTTTAATTTATTTTTTGGAAAAAATGGACAAGGGAAAACAAGTATACTAGAAGCTATTTATTTCAGTGCTACTGGAAAAAGTTTTAGAACCTCAAAAAATATAGAGTTAATAAAATATAACAAAGAAAAGATGGGAAGTTATATTTCATATAGAGATTTAATATCTGAAAAAAGTTTAAGTGTTAAAATTGATAAAAAGCATAAAGAATATAAATATAATAGTAAAAAAACATCTTTTGATGAGTTTTACGGCAAGCTAAATGTAATAACATTTATTCCAGAAGATATAGAGTTAATAATGGGAAGTCCTGGTTTTAGAAGAAGTTTTTTTGATGCAGAGATAGCTCAAAGTAACTTTGAATATTTTAAAAACTTAAAAGATTATAATAAACTTTTAAAAATAAGAAATAAGTATTTAAAAGAGAAAAATATCAAAGACGAGATGTTTTTAATTTATGAGAATGAATTTATTAAACTAGCAGCAAAAATTATTTTAAAAAGAATAGAATATGTAAAAAATATCTCAATAATTTTGAATTTGAATTACCGAAAACTTTTTGATGATAAAAAGGAGCTTAGCCTAAAATATGAAAGTTTTATAGAAGATTATAAAGGGGTAACTTTAAACTTATTAGAAGAGGCTATAAAAGATAAAATAAACAATTTAAAATATCAAGAATTACGTTACGGATATTCTTTAGTAGGACCTCAAAGAGATGACTTTAAATTTCTTTTAAATGGAAAAGAAGCAAAATCATATTCATCTCAAGGAGAAAAAAAATCTATAATATTTTCTTTAAAACTTTCAGAGATAGATATGATAATAAGAGAGAAAAGAGAAACACCTATTTTTTTAATAGATGATATTTCCTCATATTTTGATTCTATAAGAAAAGAGAGTATTGTGAATTATTTAAAAAAAAGAGAATTACAAGTTTTCATTAGTTCAACAAGTGATTTAAATATAGAATCTAAAAACTTTAGAATTGATAAAGGAGAGATTCAAGATGGACATTATGAATGTAAGTGA
- the yaaA gene encoding S4 domain-containing protein YaaA yields the protein MQEIKISTEFIKLDQFLKFTGEIGTGGQAKELILDGQVKVNGEIEERRGKKLYPGDKVEFLGLVFVVA from the coding sequence ATGCAAGAAATAAAAATTTCTACAGAATTTATTAAATTAGATCAATTTCTTAAATTTACTGGTGAAATTGGTACCGGTGGGCAAGCTAAAGAGCTTATTTTAGATGGACAAGTTAAAGTTAATGGTGAAATAGAGGAAAGACGTGGAAAAAAACTATATCCAGGAGATAAAGTTGAATTTTTAGGATTAGTATTCGTAGTAGCTTAA
- a CDS encoding NupC/NupG family nucleoside CNT transporter, whose protein sequence is MSILRSIFGIFVILFLGYLLSYDRKNIKWRTILAGFALQFVFAFIVMKTSGGAYVLESVSNGFNKIIAQANEGIQFVFGGLYSPGTNIAFVFAFNVLPLIIFFGALISVLYHLGIMQLVIKYIGGGISKLLGTKEAESVSAAANIFLGQTEAPLVIKPYIANLSRSQLFAVLTCGVASVSGSTLAAYAALGVPMKYLIAGSFMAAPSGLVFAKLIMPETQAESEDEKIEFTKSDSVNVIEAAAKGTIDGMNIALIIGAILISFIALVSLVNMILGGIGDLFGIQLTLQSILGYIFAPITYAMGIPWHEAVYTGSLLGQKMVLNEFVAYVDFTKNIAGLSEKTIAIMSFALLGFANVASLGLQIGALGAIAPNRRSEIAQVGMRAVLAGFLASLLNGVIAGVFF, encoded by the coding sequence GTGTCTATACTGAGAAGTATATTCGGGATTTTTGTAATTTTATTTTTAGGTTATCTTCTATCATACGATAGAAAAAATATCAAATGGAGAACTATTTTAGCCGGTTTTGCACTGCAATTTGTATTTGCTTTTATAGTAATGAAAACATCTGGTGGAGCTTATGTTCTTGAGTCTGTTTCTAACGGATTCAATAAAATAATTGCTCAAGCCAACGAAGGAATACAATTTGTTTTTGGAGGATTATATTCTCCTGGAACTAATATAGCATTTGTTTTTGCTTTTAACGTTCTGCCTCTTATTATTTTCTTCGGTGCTTTAATCTCTGTATTATACCACTTAGGAATAATGCAACTTGTTATTAAATATATTGGTGGTGGAATATCAAAACTTCTAGGAACTAAAGAAGCAGAATCTGTATCTGCCGCTGCAAATATTTTCCTTGGTCAAACTGAAGCGCCACTAGTTATAAAACCTTATATAGCAAATTTAAGCAGATCACAACTTTTTGCTGTTTTAACTTGTGGAGTTGCTTCTGTTTCTGGTTCTACTTTAGCTGCTTATGCCGCTTTAGGTGTTCCTATGAAATATTTGATCGCTGGTTCTTTCATGGCTGCTCCAAGTGGATTAGTTTTTGCCAAACTAATTATGCCAGAAACTCAAGCTGAGTCAGAAGATGAAAAAATTGAGTTCACAAAAAGTGATTCAGTTAATGTTATCGAAGCTGCTGCAAAAGGTACTATCGACGGTATGAATATCGCTCTTATTATAGGTGCTATACTTATATCTTTTATTGCACTAGTTTCATTAGTTAATATGATTTTAGGTGGTATCGGAGATCTATTTGGAATCCAATTAACTCTTCAATCTATTTTAGGTTATATTTTTGCACCAATTACTTACGCTATGGGAATTCCTTGGCACGAAGCTGTTTATACAGGAAGTTTATTAGGACAAAAAATGGTTCTTAACGAATTCGTTGCCTATGTTGATTTTACAAAAAATATCGCTGGTCTTTCTGAAAAAACAATAGCTATAATGAGTTTCGCTTTATTAGGGTTTGCAAATGTAGCATCTTTAGGACTTCAAATTGGAGCTTTAGGAGCTATCGCCCCTAATAGAAGAAGTGAAATTGCTCAAGTTGGTATGAGAGCAGTTTTAGCAGGTTTCCTAGCTTCTCTTTTAAACGGAGTTATTGCTGGAGTATTCTTCTAA